A window of the Pararge aegeria chromosome 2, ilParAegt1.1, whole genome shotgun sequence genome harbors these coding sequences:
- the LOC120630150 gene encoding sphingomyelin phosphodiesterase isoform X1, whose translation MIIRIPWLLLLEIVIFITTISGNPLFLQQSGRNIKPVIRWRPPMDTWNWTESPRNDEPFFIPSNFTHKLPPSANETELIAHMAALKRNYSRLLWDSDKSSNLPLFVDKALKLLNLKQVYYEVEHSVMSKVSCTACKAGAGLLQHYMRLGKSKEEINKMIYQFCVSLNIQSARVCEGITRLFGSEVVYVLKRITIGPNEICSFVIGDACGDVYNPYHEWEVAFPPVPKPPVVKLDAPIEKAPTFKVLQISDTHFDPYYAEGANAECNEPLCCRASNGPALTPGGGAGRWGDYRKCDTPKRTIDHMLKNIADTHTDIDYILWTGDLPPHDVWNQTKEENLKVLQETVAQMSDMFPGVPIFPALGNHESSPVNSFPPPYISSPESNIAWLYNELDAQWRRWLPAGVSHTVRRGAFYSVLVRPGFRIISLNMNYCNNKNWWLLLNSTDPATELQWLIYELQSAEFSGEKVHIIGHIPPGHSDCLKVWSRNYYAIINRYESTITAQFFGHTHYDEFEVFYDPNDLGRATSIAYVGPSVSPYYDLNLGYRIYYVDGDHDSTTRLVVDHETWIMNLKEANLFGYPIWYKLYSARSAYMMPSLRPQDWDTFIDDMTSKEDVFNLYHKHYWKNSPRRGTCDGECRKRLICDARSGRSHDRRALCVHIEARIDGAAPAPQTWRAWLYNGLSVSMSMIMQIPQVAYQIPKYVMGLG comes from the exons ATGATTATAAGAATACCATGGCTTCTACTGCtagaaatagttatttttattacgacGATATCAG GTAACcctttatttttacaacaatcTGGAAGAAATATAAAACCAGTAATAAGATGGAGACCACCGATGGATACATGGAATTGGACGGAATCACCACGGAATGATGAACCGTTCTTTATACCATCTAATTTTACTCACAAACTACCTCCGTCCGCCAACGAAACAGAACTCATAGCTCACATGGCAGCCCTGAAACGAAATTACTCAAGACTTTTGTGGGATAGTGAtaaaagttcaaatttgccTCTCTTCGTGGACAAAGCGCTAAAACTATTAAATCTAAAACAAGTTTATTATGAAGTAGAACATTCTGTTATGTCCAAAGTATCATGTACAGCATGTAAGGCCGGAGCTGGTCTTTTGCAGCATTATATGAGACTTGGAAAAagtaaagaagaaataaataaaatgatatatcaATTTTGCGTATCTTTAAACATACAATCTGCAAGAGTATGTGAAGGCATTACAAGACTTTTCGGG aGCGAAGTTGTATACGTATTAAAGCGTATCACCATAGGCCCAAATGAAATATGCAGTTTTGTAATTGGAGATGCCTGTGGAGATGTTTATAATCCCTATCACGAGTGGGAAGTAGCTTTCCCTCCAGTTCCGAAACCACCAGTTGTAAAATTAGATGCGCCTATTGAAAAAGCTCCGACGTTTAAAGTTCTCCAAATATCGGACACACACTTCGATCCTTATTATGCTGAAG GTGCTAACGCGGAATGCAACGAGCCGCTTTGTTGTCGAGCTTCTAACGGCCCAGCTTTGACTCCGGGTGGAGGTGCTGGTCGTTGGGGCGACTACCGCAAGTGTGACACACCAAAACGCACTATCGACCACATGTTAAAGAACATAGCAGATACACACACC GATATTGACTATATTTTATGGACCGGGGATTTACCACCACATGACGTGTGGAACCAAACAAAGGAAGAAAATCTTAAGGTCCTTCAAGAAACTGTTGCACAAATGTCTGATATGTTTCCCGGGGTTCCTATCTTCCCTGCTCTTGGCAACCACGAATCTTCACCAGTGAATAG CTTTCCACCTCCATATATCTCGTCGCCAGAGTCAAACATCGCCTGGTTGTATAACGAGCTGGACGCACAGTGGCGTAGATGGCTGCCTGCAGGAGTGTCCCACACAGTACGCCGTGGGGCATTTTATTCCGTCCTTGTTCGACCTGGTTTCCGGATTATATCTCTTAACATGaattattgcaataataaaaactg GTGGCTTCTACTGAATAGTACGGATCCAGCAACAGAGCTGCAGTGGCTCATCTACGAATTGCAGTCTGCTGAATTTAGTGGTGAAAAAGTTCACATAATTGGGCATATACCTCCCGGGCATTCGGATTGTCTCAAAGTATGGAGCAGAAATTATTACGCTATCATCAATCGATATGAGTCGACTATTACAGCCCAGTTCTTTGGTCATACTCATTACGATGAATTTGAAGTTTTCTATGATCCAAATGATTTAG GAAGAGCCACTAGTATTGCTTATGTTGGTCCGTCAGTGTCACcttattatgatttaaacttGGGATATCGAATATATTATGTAGACGGAGATCATGATTCAACAACTCGA CTGGTTGTTGACCATGAAACATGGATAATGAACTTGAAGGAAGCAAATCTATTTGGTTATCCAATTTGGTATAAGCTCTATTCAGCAAGATCTGCCTACATGATGCCATCGCTTCGCCCGCAGGACTGGGACACGTTTATAGACGATATGACTTCCAAGGAGGATGTCTTCAACCTATATCACAA ACATTACTGGAAAAACAGTCCTCGCCGTGGGACTTGCGACGGGGAGTGCCGGAAGCGGCTAATTTGCGACGCGCGGTCAGGTCGATCACATGACCGGCGCGCGCTCTGCGTGCACATCGAGGCCCGCATTGACGGCGCTGCGCCTGCGCCGCAGACGTGGCGCGCATGGCTCTACAATGGCCTGTCTGTCTC aatgtCGATGATAATGCAAATACCTCAAGTGGCTTACCAGATACCAAAGTATGTTATGGGCCTCGGTTGA
- the LOC120630150 gene encoding sphingomyelin phosphodiesterase isoform X3: protein MIIRIPWLLLLEIVIFITTISGNPLFLQQSGRNIKPVIRWRPPMDTWNWTESPRNDEPFFIPSNFTHKLPPSANETELIAHMAALKRNYSRLLWDSDKSSNLPLFVDKALKLLNLKQVYYEVEHSVMSKVSCTACKAGAGLLQHYMRLGKSKEEINKMIYQFCVSLNIQSARVCEGITRLFGSEVVYVLKRITIGPNEICSFVIGDACGDVYNPYHEWEVAFPPVPKPPVVKLDAPIEKAPTFKVLQISDTHFDPYYAEGANAECNEPLCCRASNGPALTPGGGAGRWGDYRKCDTPKRTIDHMLKNIADTHTDIDYILWTGDLPPHDVWNQTKEENLKVLQETVAQMSDMFPGVPIFPALGNHESSPVNSFPPPYISSPESNIAWLYNELDAQWRRWLPAGVSHTVRRGAFYSVLVRPGFRIISLNMNYCNNKNWWLLLNSTDPATELQWLIYELQSAEFSGEKVHIIGHIPPGHSDCLKVWSRNYYAIINRYESTITAQFFGHTHYDEFEVFYDPNDLGRATSIAYVGPSVSPYYDLNLGYRIYYVDGDHDSTTRLVVDHETWIMNLKEANLFGYPIWYKLYSARSAYMMPSLRPQDWDTFIDDMTSKEDVFNLYHKHYWKNSPRRGTCDGECRKRLICDARSGRSHDRRALCVHIEARIDGAAPAPQTWRAWLYNGLPSVQQV from the exons ATGATTATAAGAATACCATGGCTTCTACTGCtagaaatagttatttttattacgacGATATCAG GTAACcctttatttttacaacaatcTGGAAGAAATATAAAACCAGTAATAAGATGGAGACCACCGATGGATACATGGAATTGGACGGAATCACCACGGAATGATGAACCGTTCTTTATACCATCTAATTTTACTCACAAACTACCTCCGTCCGCCAACGAAACAGAACTCATAGCTCACATGGCAGCCCTGAAACGAAATTACTCAAGACTTTTGTGGGATAGTGAtaaaagttcaaatttgccTCTCTTCGTGGACAAAGCGCTAAAACTATTAAATCTAAAACAAGTTTATTATGAAGTAGAACATTCTGTTATGTCCAAAGTATCATGTACAGCATGTAAGGCCGGAGCTGGTCTTTTGCAGCATTATATGAGACTTGGAAAAagtaaagaagaaataaataaaatgatatatcaATTTTGCGTATCTTTAAACATACAATCTGCAAGAGTATGTGAAGGCATTACAAGACTTTTCGGG aGCGAAGTTGTATACGTATTAAAGCGTATCACCATAGGCCCAAATGAAATATGCAGTTTTGTAATTGGAGATGCCTGTGGAGATGTTTATAATCCCTATCACGAGTGGGAAGTAGCTTTCCCTCCAGTTCCGAAACCACCAGTTGTAAAATTAGATGCGCCTATTGAAAAAGCTCCGACGTTTAAAGTTCTCCAAATATCGGACACACACTTCGATCCTTATTATGCTGAAG GTGCTAACGCGGAATGCAACGAGCCGCTTTGTTGTCGAGCTTCTAACGGCCCAGCTTTGACTCCGGGTGGAGGTGCTGGTCGTTGGGGCGACTACCGCAAGTGTGACACACCAAAACGCACTATCGACCACATGTTAAAGAACATAGCAGATACACACACC GATATTGACTATATTTTATGGACCGGGGATTTACCACCACATGACGTGTGGAACCAAACAAAGGAAGAAAATCTTAAGGTCCTTCAAGAAACTGTTGCACAAATGTCTGATATGTTTCCCGGGGTTCCTATCTTCCCTGCTCTTGGCAACCACGAATCTTCACCAGTGAATAG CTTTCCACCTCCATATATCTCGTCGCCAGAGTCAAACATCGCCTGGTTGTATAACGAGCTGGACGCACAGTGGCGTAGATGGCTGCCTGCAGGAGTGTCCCACACAGTACGCCGTGGGGCATTTTATTCCGTCCTTGTTCGACCTGGTTTCCGGATTATATCTCTTAACATGaattattgcaataataaaaactg GTGGCTTCTACTGAATAGTACGGATCCAGCAACAGAGCTGCAGTGGCTCATCTACGAATTGCAGTCTGCTGAATTTAGTGGTGAAAAAGTTCACATAATTGGGCATATACCTCCCGGGCATTCGGATTGTCTCAAAGTATGGAGCAGAAATTATTACGCTATCATCAATCGATATGAGTCGACTATTACAGCCCAGTTCTTTGGTCATACTCATTACGATGAATTTGAAGTTTTCTATGATCCAAATGATTTAG GAAGAGCCACTAGTATTGCTTATGTTGGTCCGTCAGTGTCACcttattatgatttaaacttGGGATATCGAATATATTATGTAGACGGAGATCATGATTCAACAACTCGA CTGGTTGTTGACCATGAAACATGGATAATGAACTTGAAGGAAGCAAATCTATTTGGTTATCCAATTTGGTATAAGCTCTATTCAGCAAGATCTGCCTACATGATGCCATCGCTTCGCCCGCAGGACTGGGACACGTTTATAGACGATATGACTTCCAAGGAGGATGTCTTCAACCTATATCACAA ACATTACTGGAAAAACAGTCCTCGCCGTGGGACTTGCGACGGGGAGTGCCGGAAGCGGCTAATTTGCGACGCGCGGTCAGGTCGATCACATGACCGGCGCGCGCTCTGCGTGCACATCGAGGCCCGCATTGACGGCGCTGCGCCTGCGCCGCAGACGTGGCGCGCATGGCTCTACAATGGCCT ACCTAGTGTACAGCAAGTTTAA
- the LOC120630150 gene encoding sphingomyelin phosphodiesterase isoform X2, which yields MIIRIPWLLLLEIVIFITTISGNPLFLQQSGRNIKPVIRWRPPMDTWNWTESPRNDEPFFIPSNFTHKLPPSANETELIAHMAALKRNYSRLLWDSDKSSNLPLFVDKALKLLNLKQVYYEVEHSVMSKVSCTACKAGAGLLQHYMRLGKSKEEINKMIYQFCVSLNIQSARVCEGITRLFGSEVVYVLKRITIGPNEICSFVIGDACGDVYNPYHEWEVAFPPVPKPPVVKLDAPIEKAPTFKVLQISDTHFDPYYAEGANAECNEPLCCRASNGPALTPGGGAGRWGDYRKCDTPKRTIDHMLKNIADTHTDIDYILWTGDLPPHDVWNQTKEENLKVLQETVAQMSDMFPGVPIFPALGNHESSPVNSFPPPYISSPESNIAWLYNELDAQWRRWLPAGVSHTVRRGAFYSVLVRPGFRIISLNMNYCNNKNWWLLLNSTDPATELQWLIYELQSAEFSGEKVHIIGHIPPGHSDCLKVWSRNYYAIINRYESTITAQFFGHTHYDEFEVFYDPNDLGRATSIAYVGPSVSPYYDLNLGYRIYYVDGDHDSTTRLVVDHETWIMNLKEANLFGYPIWYKLYSARSAYMMPSLRPQDWDTFIDDMTSKEDVFNLYHKHYWKNSPRRGTCDGECRKRLICDARSGRSHDRRALCVHIEARIDGAAPAPQTWRAWLYNGLSVSPSVQQV from the exons ATGATTATAAGAATACCATGGCTTCTACTGCtagaaatagttatttttattacgacGATATCAG GTAACcctttatttttacaacaatcTGGAAGAAATATAAAACCAGTAATAAGATGGAGACCACCGATGGATACATGGAATTGGACGGAATCACCACGGAATGATGAACCGTTCTTTATACCATCTAATTTTACTCACAAACTACCTCCGTCCGCCAACGAAACAGAACTCATAGCTCACATGGCAGCCCTGAAACGAAATTACTCAAGACTTTTGTGGGATAGTGAtaaaagttcaaatttgccTCTCTTCGTGGACAAAGCGCTAAAACTATTAAATCTAAAACAAGTTTATTATGAAGTAGAACATTCTGTTATGTCCAAAGTATCATGTACAGCATGTAAGGCCGGAGCTGGTCTTTTGCAGCATTATATGAGACTTGGAAAAagtaaagaagaaataaataaaatgatatatcaATTTTGCGTATCTTTAAACATACAATCTGCAAGAGTATGTGAAGGCATTACAAGACTTTTCGGG aGCGAAGTTGTATACGTATTAAAGCGTATCACCATAGGCCCAAATGAAATATGCAGTTTTGTAATTGGAGATGCCTGTGGAGATGTTTATAATCCCTATCACGAGTGGGAAGTAGCTTTCCCTCCAGTTCCGAAACCACCAGTTGTAAAATTAGATGCGCCTATTGAAAAAGCTCCGACGTTTAAAGTTCTCCAAATATCGGACACACACTTCGATCCTTATTATGCTGAAG GTGCTAACGCGGAATGCAACGAGCCGCTTTGTTGTCGAGCTTCTAACGGCCCAGCTTTGACTCCGGGTGGAGGTGCTGGTCGTTGGGGCGACTACCGCAAGTGTGACACACCAAAACGCACTATCGACCACATGTTAAAGAACATAGCAGATACACACACC GATATTGACTATATTTTATGGACCGGGGATTTACCACCACATGACGTGTGGAACCAAACAAAGGAAGAAAATCTTAAGGTCCTTCAAGAAACTGTTGCACAAATGTCTGATATGTTTCCCGGGGTTCCTATCTTCCCTGCTCTTGGCAACCACGAATCTTCACCAGTGAATAG CTTTCCACCTCCATATATCTCGTCGCCAGAGTCAAACATCGCCTGGTTGTATAACGAGCTGGACGCACAGTGGCGTAGATGGCTGCCTGCAGGAGTGTCCCACACAGTACGCCGTGGGGCATTTTATTCCGTCCTTGTTCGACCTGGTTTCCGGATTATATCTCTTAACATGaattattgcaataataaaaactg GTGGCTTCTACTGAATAGTACGGATCCAGCAACAGAGCTGCAGTGGCTCATCTACGAATTGCAGTCTGCTGAATTTAGTGGTGAAAAAGTTCACATAATTGGGCATATACCTCCCGGGCATTCGGATTGTCTCAAAGTATGGAGCAGAAATTATTACGCTATCATCAATCGATATGAGTCGACTATTACAGCCCAGTTCTTTGGTCATACTCATTACGATGAATTTGAAGTTTTCTATGATCCAAATGATTTAG GAAGAGCCACTAGTATTGCTTATGTTGGTCCGTCAGTGTCACcttattatgatttaaacttGGGATATCGAATATATTATGTAGACGGAGATCATGATTCAACAACTCGA CTGGTTGTTGACCATGAAACATGGATAATGAACTTGAAGGAAGCAAATCTATTTGGTTATCCAATTTGGTATAAGCTCTATTCAGCAAGATCTGCCTACATGATGCCATCGCTTCGCCCGCAGGACTGGGACACGTTTATAGACGATATGACTTCCAAGGAGGATGTCTTCAACCTATATCACAA ACATTACTGGAAAAACAGTCCTCGCCGTGGGACTTGCGACGGGGAGTGCCGGAAGCGGCTAATTTGCGACGCGCGGTCAGGTCGATCACATGACCGGCGCGCGCTCTGCGTGCACATCGAGGCCCGCATTGACGGCGCTGCGCCTGCGCCGCAGACGTGGCGCGCATGGCTCTACAATGGCCTGTCTGTCTC ACCTAGTGTACAGCAAGTTTAA
- the LOC120630150 gene encoding sphingomyelin phosphodiesterase isoform X4 yields the protein MIIRIPWLLLLEIVIFITTISGNPLFLQQSGRNIKPVIRWRPPMDTWNWTESPRNDEPFFIPSNFTHKLPPSANETELIAHMAALKRNYSRLLWDSDKSSNLPLFVDKALKLLNLKQVYYEVEHSVMSKVSCTACKAGAGLLQHYMRLGKSKEEINKMIYQFCVSLNIQSARVCEGITRLFGSEVVYVLKRITIGPNEICSFVIGDACGDVYNPYHEWEVAFPPVPKPPVVKLDAPIEKAPTFKVLQISDTHFDPYYAEGANAECNEPLCCRASNGPALTPGGGAGRWGDYRKCDTPKRTIDHMLKNIADTHTDIDYILWTGDLPPHDVWNQTKEENLKVLQETVAQMSDMFPGVPIFPALGNHESSPVNSFPPPYISSPESNIAWLYNELDAQWRRWLPAGVSHTVRRGAFYSVLVRPGFRIISLNMNYCNNKNWWLLLNSTDPATELQWLIYELQSAEFSGEKVHIIGHIPPGHSDCLKVWSRNYYAIINRYESTITAQFFGHTHYDEFEVFYDPNDLGRATSIAYVGPSVSPYYDLNLGYRIYYVDGDHDSTTRLVVDHETWIMNLKEANLFGYPIWYKLYSARSAYMMPSLRPQDWDTFIDDMTSKEDVFNLYHKHYWKNSPRRGTCDGECRKRLICDARSGRSHDRRALCVHIEARIDGAAPAPQTWRAWLYNGLSVS from the exons ATGATTATAAGAATACCATGGCTTCTACTGCtagaaatagttatttttattacgacGATATCAG GTAACcctttatttttacaacaatcTGGAAGAAATATAAAACCAGTAATAAGATGGAGACCACCGATGGATACATGGAATTGGACGGAATCACCACGGAATGATGAACCGTTCTTTATACCATCTAATTTTACTCACAAACTACCTCCGTCCGCCAACGAAACAGAACTCATAGCTCACATGGCAGCCCTGAAACGAAATTACTCAAGACTTTTGTGGGATAGTGAtaaaagttcaaatttgccTCTCTTCGTGGACAAAGCGCTAAAACTATTAAATCTAAAACAAGTTTATTATGAAGTAGAACATTCTGTTATGTCCAAAGTATCATGTACAGCATGTAAGGCCGGAGCTGGTCTTTTGCAGCATTATATGAGACTTGGAAAAagtaaagaagaaataaataaaatgatatatcaATTTTGCGTATCTTTAAACATACAATCTGCAAGAGTATGTGAAGGCATTACAAGACTTTTCGGG aGCGAAGTTGTATACGTATTAAAGCGTATCACCATAGGCCCAAATGAAATATGCAGTTTTGTAATTGGAGATGCCTGTGGAGATGTTTATAATCCCTATCACGAGTGGGAAGTAGCTTTCCCTCCAGTTCCGAAACCACCAGTTGTAAAATTAGATGCGCCTATTGAAAAAGCTCCGACGTTTAAAGTTCTCCAAATATCGGACACACACTTCGATCCTTATTATGCTGAAG GTGCTAACGCGGAATGCAACGAGCCGCTTTGTTGTCGAGCTTCTAACGGCCCAGCTTTGACTCCGGGTGGAGGTGCTGGTCGTTGGGGCGACTACCGCAAGTGTGACACACCAAAACGCACTATCGACCACATGTTAAAGAACATAGCAGATACACACACC GATATTGACTATATTTTATGGACCGGGGATTTACCACCACATGACGTGTGGAACCAAACAAAGGAAGAAAATCTTAAGGTCCTTCAAGAAACTGTTGCACAAATGTCTGATATGTTTCCCGGGGTTCCTATCTTCCCTGCTCTTGGCAACCACGAATCTTCACCAGTGAATAG CTTTCCACCTCCATATATCTCGTCGCCAGAGTCAAACATCGCCTGGTTGTATAACGAGCTGGACGCACAGTGGCGTAGATGGCTGCCTGCAGGAGTGTCCCACACAGTACGCCGTGGGGCATTTTATTCCGTCCTTGTTCGACCTGGTTTCCGGATTATATCTCTTAACATGaattattgcaataataaaaactg GTGGCTTCTACTGAATAGTACGGATCCAGCAACAGAGCTGCAGTGGCTCATCTACGAATTGCAGTCTGCTGAATTTAGTGGTGAAAAAGTTCACATAATTGGGCATATACCTCCCGGGCATTCGGATTGTCTCAAAGTATGGAGCAGAAATTATTACGCTATCATCAATCGATATGAGTCGACTATTACAGCCCAGTTCTTTGGTCATACTCATTACGATGAATTTGAAGTTTTCTATGATCCAAATGATTTAG GAAGAGCCACTAGTATTGCTTATGTTGGTCCGTCAGTGTCACcttattatgatttaaacttGGGATATCGAATATATTATGTAGACGGAGATCATGATTCAACAACTCGA CTGGTTGTTGACCATGAAACATGGATAATGAACTTGAAGGAAGCAAATCTATTTGGTTATCCAATTTGGTATAAGCTCTATTCAGCAAGATCTGCCTACATGATGCCATCGCTTCGCCCGCAGGACTGGGACACGTTTATAGACGATATGACTTCCAAGGAGGATGTCTTCAACCTATATCACAA ACATTACTGGAAAAACAGTCCTCGCCGTGGGACTTGCGACGGGGAGTGCCGGAAGCGGCTAATTTGCGACGCGCGGTCAGGTCGATCACATGACCGGCGCGCGCTCTGCGTGCACATCGAGGCCCGCATTGACGGCGCTGCGCCTGCGCCGCAGACGTGGCGCGCATGGCTCTACAATGGCCTGTCTGTCTCGTGA